In a genomic window of Candidatus Methanoperedens sp.:
- a CDS encoding FtsX-like permease family protein — protein sequence MQQGINGKVTTWEEEAVYVQRLKSNWVFISNMFIILSLVAALVSVGVLMYTRVEHKIREIGIMKAIGARNSFVLRVILTESLIFGITGVILGSIMGLSITKYWEVHPIMLSTAESNVISASFSFYLVLIPSIVILLATLLAGLYPAWRASRINIIKATWHG from the coding sequence GTGCAGCAGGGGATTAACGGTAAAGTAACAACATGGGAGGAAGAAGCCGTTTATGTTCAAAGGCTTAAGAGCAACTGGGTGTTCATTTCAAACATGTTCATTATTCTCAGTCTGGTTGCAGCCTTGGTCTCTGTTGGTGTTTTAATGTACACAAGGGTAGAGCATAAAATAAGGGAGATAGGGATAATGAAAGCAATAGGCGCGCGGAATTCTTTTGTGCTGAGAGTTATTCTCACGGAATCTCTGATTTTCGGGATTACGGGTGTTATCCTGGGAAGCATTATGGGGTTGAGTATCACCAAATACTGGGAAGTTCATCCGATCATGCTGAGCACAGCAGAATCTAATGTTATCAGTGCTTCCTTTTCATTTTATTTAGTCCTGATACCTTCAATTGTAATTTTGCTTGCTACACTGCTTGCAGGCTTATACCCTGCCTGGCGAGCCTCAAGGATTAACATAATCAAGGCGACATGGCATGGTTAA